A window of the Gossypium hirsutum isolate 1008001.06 chromosome A03, Gossypium_hirsutum_v2.1, whole genome shotgun sequence genome harbors these coding sequences:
- the LOC107896966 gene encoding uncharacterized protein At4g14100, which translates to MAFADLSLMKPLSKIILFLCLVLIFTSSLGFCKPTLDKDPTPTPWPLQFHSILVMNYSGILQVIDLWYDWPNGRNFNIIQHQLGNVLYDLEWNNGTSFFYTLDSFKTCSSAHLEVGILRPNWLEGATYLGQQHVDGFLCNVWEKVEFIWYFEDVVTKRPVHWVFYTGREAHVMTFDVGAVLEDSKWQAPVYCFHNTTASTDSTTHGLLDGVLKGFKFRV; encoded by the exons ATGGCCTTCGCCGACCTAAGCCTTATGAAGCCCTTGTCCAAGATCATCCTCTTCCTCTGCCTCGTTCTCATTTTCACTTCTTCACTCGGCTTCTGCAAACCCACACTTGACAAAGACCCGACCCCAACCCCATGGCCGCTCCAATTCCACTCCATCCTGGTGATGAACTATAGTGGAATTCTGCAGGTAATCGACCTCTGGTACGACTGGCCCAACGGAAGAAACTTCAACATAATTCAGCACCAGCTTGGCAATGTCCTCTATGATCTTGAGTGGAATAATGGCACTTCCTTCTTTTACACCCTCGATTCCTTCAAAACCTGCAGTAGTGCACACCTTGAGGTTGGGATTTTACGCCCCAACTGGCTAGAGGGTGCTACGTACTTGGGTCAGCAACACGTGGATGGGTTCCTTTGCAATGTGTGGGAGAAGGTGGAATTTATCTGGTATTTTGAGGATGTTGTCACTAAGAGGCCCGTTCATTGGGTCTTCTACACGG GGAGGGAGGCACATGTGATGACATTTGATGTGGGAGCAGTTCTTGAGGATTCCAAGTGGCAAGCCCCCGTCTACTGCTTTCACAACACCACCGCCTCAACTGATTCCACTACCCACGGATTGCTGGATGGAGTTCTCAAAG GATTTAAGTTTAGGGTTTGA